One genomic window of Mogibacterium diversum includes the following:
- a CDS encoding IclR family transcriptional regulator, protein MAERNSSLEKALKVLDLYQSQSRLTLTSIAQQTGLSNAAISRILNSLEEMKYIYKDKIDGGYYLTDRVFTLSRNTNIQKQIVNMLDEPVARLCRKCGLAVTVSVREGLKSYIAIRKNPYTGVAVVVSSEEMMSLNLTAAGKVLTAFSGESDKLAEEIDYIRLTHKSIVDKDEYKTLLEEVKESRLAYDMEEVTEGLVCVAAPVLSTDGTAVCAISVSGYKERMVRSLYSIIPRLQDTASECENLFR, encoded by the coding sequence ATGGCAGAGCGCAATAGTTCACTTGAAAAAGCGTTAAAGGTGCTTGATTTATACCAATCTCAAAGCCGATTGACCTTGACGTCTATAGCTCAGCAAACGGGACTTTCCAACGCTGCTATAAGCAGAATTCTCAATTCGCTTGAGGAGATGAAGTACATCTACAAGGATAAAATCGATGGTGGTTATTATCTTACAGATAGAGTGTTCACCTTGAGTCGAAATACTAATATACAGAAGCAGATAGTCAATATGCTAGATGAACCGGTGGCTAGACTATGTAGGAAATGCGGTCTGGCGGTGACTGTATCGGTGCGTGAAGGGCTAAAGTCATATATAGCGATTCGTAAGAATCCATATACTGGCGTTGCCGTAGTGGTTAGCTCTGAGGAGATGATGAGTCTAAACTTGACAGCGGCAGGGAAAGTGCTCACTGCATTTTCCGGTGAATCGGATAAATTAGCCGAAGAGATTGATTACATAAGGCTCACACACAAGAGTATCGTAGACAAAGACGAGTATAAAACACTCCTCGAAGAGGTTAAGGAAAGCAGACTCGCCTATGATATGGAAGAAGTCACAGAGGGACTCGTATGTGTAGCGGCGCCTGTACTTTCAACGGATGGAACAGCAGTCTGTGCAATTAGCGTCAGTGGGTATAAAGAGAGGATGGTCAGAAGCCTTTACTCGATAATCCCAAGGCTGCAGGACACAGCTTCTGAATGCGAGAATTTATTTAGATAG
- a CDS encoding nucleotide-binding protein — MSIFYEMDKDFGDLLKEKKNFLFIGEAGSGKSEIVLNVAAKLAEQTGAKVQVFDMDQSKPLYRSRDMKDAFAQKGVEINYQLQFLDAPTVVGGVAESLMNKDVYTVLDIGGGHNASRVVGVYAHLLKDDDTVPVYVINPYRPWTKSLKAIDETMSDIVTAARLNRIYILGNPNLGYQTSAEEFMEGLARLDEMLGGIVTVGSFVVRDEIFDEVKNMTDRHLFPIELFLTYSWVDR, encoded by the coding sequence ATGAGCATTTTCTACGAGATGGATAAGGATTTCGGAGATCTCCTCAAAGAGAAGAAGAATTTTCTCTTTATAGGAGAGGCTGGAAGCGGTAAGAGTGAGATCGTTCTCAATGTTGCAGCAAAGCTTGCTGAACAGACTGGTGCAAAGGTTCAGGTATTCGATATGGACCAGAGTAAACCGCTATACCGCTCTAGAGATATGAAGGATGCATTCGCCCAGAAGGGTGTGGAGATAAATTATCAGCTGCAATTTCTCGATGCACCGACTGTAGTCGGTGGCGTTGCTGAATCGCTTATGAACAAGGACGTGTATACAGTCCTTGATATCGGCGGTGGTCACAATGCATCGAGAGTTGTAGGAGTGTACGCACACTTGCTAAAGGATGACGATACAGTTCCAGTTTACGTCATCAATCCGTACAGACCTTGGACGAAGAGTCTAAAGGCGATTGATGAGACTATGAGCGATATTGTCACTGCGGCTAGGCTGAATCGCATCTATATTCTTGGTAACCCTAACCTAGGTTACCAGACGAGTGCAGAAGAATTCATGGAAGGACTTGCTAGGCTCGACGAGATGCTCGGCGGAATAGTTACTGTCGGAAGTTTCGTTGTGAGGGATGAGATATTTGACGAAGTCAAGAATATGACTGACAGACATCTATTCCCAATCGAGTTGTTCCTGACGTATTCGTGGGTTGATCGCTAA
- a CDS encoding 4Fe-4S dicluster domain-containing protein has protein sequence MAKGRVEINAEACKSCQYCVISCPKKVLVIGENVNSKGYPYSVAATPEACIGCAMCAQMCPEDCIEVWRD, from the coding sequence ATGGCTAAAGGTAGAGTTGAAATCAATGCTGAGGCTTGCAAATCTTGCCAGTATTGCGTGATTTCATGTCCAAAGAAAGTCCTCGTTATCGGTGAGAATGTTAACTCTAAGGGTTACCCTTATTCAGTTGCAGCTACACCAGAGGCTTGCATCGGTTGCGCAATGTGTGCACAGATGTGTCCAGAGGATTGTATTGAGGTTTGGAGAGATTAG
- the vorB gene encoding 3-methyl-2-oxobutanoate dehydrogenase subunit VorB, with protein MAERVFMKGCEAIAEAAVRAGCRFFAGYPITPQNEIPEYMARRMPEVGGSFVQGESEVASVNMLYGAVSTGIRAMSSSSSCGISLYSEGISFCASARLPAVYVNVQRGGPGIGAIQPAQQDYLQATKASGNGGFRMIVLAPATVQECVDMVYKAFDYAERDQNPVLILTDGVMGTIMEPVVLPPMKTPEEIAELRDAFNYRAIVGHPVGENAFCRPGSVGTGQEAVNIEADKLYRTWDKDVEYEELETEDAEIIIAAYGISARIGKVVVRELRKEGVKIGMIRPIKLSPFPYEAFENLDFNRVKGILNVEMSIPAQMRWDVDHAVKGRTVIKECLRSGGQLLTNDQVMEAARELIKEVL; from the coding sequence ATGGCAGAACGTGTATTTATGAAAGGCTGCGAAGCGATTGCAGAGGCAGCTGTAAGAGCAGGATGTCGTTTCTTTGCTGGTTATCCAATCACACCACAGAACGAAATTCCTGAGTATATGGCAAGAAGAATGCCAGAAGTAGGTGGAAGCTTTGTACAGGGTGAATCCGAGGTTGCATCTGTAAACATGCTTTACGGTGCTGTTTCGACTGGAATCAGAGCGATGAGCTCTTCATCCAGCTGCGGAATCAGCTTGTACTCAGAGGGTATCTCCTTCTGCGCATCCGCTAGACTACCAGCAGTATATGTAAACGTACAGAGAGGTGGTCCTGGAATCGGTGCTATCCAGCCAGCTCAGCAGGATTACCTTCAGGCAACTAAGGCTTCTGGAAACGGTGGTTTCAGAATGATCGTACTCGCTCCAGCAACTGTTCAGGAGTGCGTAGATATGGTATATAAGGCATTTGACTATGCTGAGAGAGACCAGAATCCAGTACTCATCCTCACAGATGGAGTTATGGGAACAATCATGGAGCCAGTAGTTCTTCCTCCAATGAAGACACCTGAAGAGATTGCAGAACTAAGAGATGCATTCAACTATAGAGCTATAGTGGGTCACCCAGTAGGTGAGAACGCATTCTGCAGACCTGGTTCTGTTGGAACAGGACAGGAAGCTGTTAATATCGAAGCAGATAAGCTCTACAGAACCTGGGACAAGGATGTTGAGTACGAGGAGCTTGAGACAGAGGATGCTGAGATTATCATCGCAGCATACGGAATCTCCGCTCGTATCGGAAAGGTTGTCGTAAGAGAGCTAAGAAAAGAAGGAGTTAAGATTGGTATGATCAGACCTATCAAGCTTTCTCCATTCCCATATGAAGCATTTGAGAATCTAGACTTTAACAGAGTAAAGGGTATTCTCAATGTCGAGATGTCCATCCCTGCTCAGATGAGATGGGACGTGGATCATGCAGTTAAGGGCAGAACAGTTATCAAGGAGTGCCTAAGATCCGGTGGTCAGCTTCTGACTAATGATCAGGTAATGGAAGCTGCTCGCGAACTGATTAAGGAGGTACTATAG